A part of Kiritimatiellia bacterium genomic DNA contains:
- a CDS encoding cache domain-containing protein → MLKTKLFQAFAALAIVFGLLSSLIGIQIIRKRVMGEAQNQVSLDIGSAWAIFNSKLHDLETVLDLVAIKKIVVDAASEHDWASQDIQQRLETIRTSFGLDFLTVVSPEGQVVLRAAPPYRTGDFQKQNPVVARALKGDHASGVTLMSQPELDLEADGLAEKAFLVLEKTPRARASPLTEESRGMVLATGVPIFKGPQLLGAVYAGVLLNRNQDLVDRMTEVIYKNEQYKGLAMGTATIFLKDCRIATTVRLPNGNRAIGTRVSKEVADRVLDNGLPWIGPAFVVKEPYLAAYDPVRDFNGEVVGMLYVGRLERPFTALGRNIMFRYAGLSIFGLAAALVLAFIMAGRLANPIHRLVEASQRMRKGEPHNPVECRSSCGEIENLVVAFNEMAKALEEREAKLKETNEAVSALNTSYMDMLGFVSHELKSPVASIMNYVFLLRQQKLGPLTPGQEKAARNIETNSKRIVEMVRHYLNLSRIETGELHPVPTRVAVAEEVVLPLLEAGEADLQARRMRLENRIAADLRLKTDLNMTREVFENLISNAIKYGRDDGLLRLDAQRRDGFVEFSVFNEGPGIPPDKLETVFQKFMRLEEADGTRRQKGTGLGLFITRHIVEAHGGRIGVESEPGQWVRFHFTLPVFPEQEKA, encoded by the coding sequence ATGCTTAAGACCAAACTATTCCAGGCGTTCGCGGCGCTGGCGATCGTGTTCGGCCTGCTGTCCTCGCTCATCGGCATCCAGATCATCCGCAAGCGGGTGATGGGCGAGGCGCAGAACCAGGTCAGCCTCGACATCGGGAGCGCCTGGGCGATCTTCAACTCCAAGCTGCACGACCTGGAAACCGTCCTGGACCTCGTCGCCATCAAGAAGATCGTGGTGGACGCCGCGTCCGAGCACGACTGGGCGTCCCAGGATATCCAGCAGCGGCTCGAGACCATCCGCACGAGTTTCGGCCTGGACTTCCTGACCGTGGTCTCGCCGGAGGGCCAGGTGGTGCTGCGCGCCGCGCCCCCGTACCGTACCGGCGACTTCCAGAAGCAGAACCCCGTGGTCGCCCGCGCGCTGAAGGGCGACCACGCCTCGGGCGTGACGCTGATGTCGCAGCCCGAGTTGGACCTCGAGGCCGACGGGCTGGCCGAGAAGGCGTTCCTGGTCCTGGAGAAAACCCCGCGCGCCCGGGCGTCGCCGCTGACCGAGGAGAGCCGGGGCATGGTTCTCGCGACCGGCGTGCCGATTTTCAAGGGGCCCCAGCTGCTGGGGGCGGTCTACGCCGGCGTCCTGCTCAACCGCAACCAGGACCTCGTGGACCGGATGACGGAGGTCATCTACAAGAACGAGCAGTACAAGGGCCTCGCCATGGGCACGGCGACGATTTTCCTGAAGGATTGCCGGATCGCCACCACCGTGCGCCTGCCCAACGGCAACCGCGCGATCGGCACGCGCGTCTCCAAGGAAGTCGCGGACCGCGTTCTGGACAACGGCCTGCCGTGGATCGGTCCGGCCTTCGTGGTCAAGGAACCGTACCTGGCCGCCTACGACCCGGTCCGCGATTTCAACGGCGAGGTCGTCGGCATGTTGTACGTCGGGCGGTTGGAGCGCCCGTTCACGGCGCTGGGCCGGAACATCATGTTCCGTTACGCGGGGCTGTCGATCTTCGGCCTGGCCGCCGCGCTGGTCCTGGCGTTCATCATGGCCGGCCGGCTCGCAAATCCCATCCATCGCCTGGTGGAAGCCTCGCAGCGCATGCGCAAGGGCGAACCCCACAACCCCGTGGAATGCCGGAGTTCCTGCGGCGAGATTGAGAACCTGGTCGTGGCGTTCAACGAGATGGCCAAGGCCCTGGAGGAGCGCGAGGCGAAGCTGAAAGAGACCAACGAAGCCGTCTCTGCGCTGAACACCAGCTACATGGACATGCTGGGCTTCGTCTCCCACGAACTGAAAAGCCCGGTGGCCTCGATCATGAACTACGTTTTCCTGCTTCGCCAGCAGAAGCTCGGTCCGCTGACGCCCGGCCAGGAGAAGGCCGCGCGCAACATCGAGACCAACAGCAAGCGCATCGTGGAGATGGTCCGCCACTACCTGAACCTTTCCCGCATCGAGACCGGCGAGCTCCACCCCGTGCCGACGCGCGTCGCGGTGGCCGAGGAGGTCGTCCTTCCGTTGCTGGAGGCCGGCGAGGCGGACCTCCAGGCGCGGCGGATGCGTCTCGAGAACCGGATCGCCGCCGACCTGCGGCTCAAGACCGACCTGAACATGACCCGCGAGGTCTTCGAGAACCTGATCAGCAACGCGATCAAGTACGGCCGGGACGACGGGCTCCTGCGGCTCGACGCGCAGCGCCGGGACGGGTTCGTCGAATTCAGTGTCTTCAACGAGGGGCCCGGCATCCCGCCGGACAAGCTGGAGACCGTGTTCCAGAAATTCATGCGGCTCGAAGAGGCCGACGGGACCCGGCGGCAGAAGGGCACGGGCCTGGGCCTTTTCATCACCCGCCACATCGTCGAGGCCCACGGCGGCCGGATCGGGGTCGAGTCCGAGCCCGGCCAGTGGGTGCGTTTCCATTTCACCTTGCCGGTCTTCCCCGAACAGGAGAAAGCATAA
- a CDS encoding redox-sensing transcriptional repressor Rex encodes MLYRRLLDGLSEQGVEFIHSHEIAEKANNSAAQVRRDMMAIGYTGNPARGYAVADLVRSINGLFEQKRDQKAALVGIGKLGRALLGYFAFRQARPRIIAAFDSDPAKGQGEFAGCPCHPVDALTSVIAREGITVGILTVPAEAAQRMTDLLLLAGVRGILNFAPTPLKTPAWAVVDNVDIATKLEKVAFFC; translated from the coding sequence GTGCTCTATCGCCGGCTTCTGGATGGACTATCCGAGCAAGGGGTGGAGTTCATTCACTCCCACGAAATTGCGGAGAAGGCCAACAATTCCGCCGCCCAAGTGCGTAGGGATATGATGGCGATTGGCTACACGGGCAACCCGGCGCGCGGCTACGCCGTGGCGGACCTGGTCCGGAGCATCAACGGGCTTTTCGAACAGAAGCGTGACCAGAAGGCCGCGCTCGTCGGCATTGGCAAACTCGGGCGCGCGTTGCTCGGTTACTTCGCTTTCCGCCAGGCCCGGCCGCGGATCATTGCGGCGTTCGACAGCGACCCGGCCAAGGGGCAGGGCGAGTTCGCCGGCTGCCCGTGCCATCCGGTGGATGCGCTGACCTCGGTGATCGCCCGGGAGGGCATCACGGTCGGCATCCTGACGGTCCCGGCGGAGGCCGCCCAGCGAATGACGGATTTACTGCTGCTGGCGGGCGTCCGGGGCATCCTGAATTTCGCGCCGACGCCGTTGAAGACGCCGGCGTGGGCGGTGGTGGATAACGTGGACATTGCGACGAAGCTTGAGAAGGTGGCGTTTTTCTGTTGA
- a CDS encoding carbohydrate binding domain-containing protein: MKKAIAILGSVLMSWCASAQIVQDGDMESADTNAWLDWGAPLVKAKEFDAERGSTVLHVATGGVQQLNLPVTAGAEYTLRLSAKVKTGTLRVLLGIQDSNSDFENRYYDLGVANYGAWNTMERRFTVPAGFTHDFRLALIASAGEAWADDIQITAGQDTRIVLDGDMEGRQFGQWWCWGTPELKEKSAADPRGGAQSLHFRTFSGTNWIANRSGLQQRFVPVATGRWYRWSFWYRVTSGTLCPRLGHNDSNNDYQFGLAEFPVLAATDGEWRFYERAFKTPDAITGDFRLVLPLNPYNYLTKTTNEFAEAEVDDLVIEPFDEKREIIPDMDIALAGSEGLFQWPVTNGLVYSLEYTTNLTPGSVWRAVRNYGGVPGFDGHCSATVDVSKVLTGYSNFFFRVRAQ; the protein is encoded by the coding sequence ATGAAGAAGGCAATCGCGATATTGGGTTCCGTGCTGATGTCCTGGTGCGCGTCCGCGCAAATCGTCCAGGACGGCGACATGGAGTCGGCGGACACGAACGCGTGGCTGGACTGGGGCGCGCCGCTCGTCAAGGCCAAGGAGTTCGACGCGGAACGCGGCTCGACGGTGCTCCACGTGGCCACCGGCGGCGTGCAGCAGTTGAATCTCCCCGTCACGGCCGGCGCCGAGTACACGCTGCGGTTGTCGGCGAAAGTGAAGACCGGCACGTTGCGCGTTCTGCTGGGCATCCAGGATTCCAACAGCGACTTCGAAAACCGCTACTACGATCTCGGCGTCGCCAACTACGGGGCCTGGAACACCATGGAGCGCCGGTTCACCGTGCCCGCCGGTTTCACCCACGACTTCCGGTTGGCCCTGATCGCCAGCGCCGGCGAGGCCTGGGCCGACGACATCCAGATCACGGCCGGGCAGGACACGCGGATCGTCCTGGACGGTGATATGGAGGGCCGCCAATTCGGCCAGTGGTGGTGCTGGGGCACGCCGGAGCTCAAGGAGAAAAGCGCGGCCGATCCGCGCGGGGGCGCGCAATCGCTTCATTTCCGGACTTTCAGCGGGACCAACTGGATCGCCAATCGAAGCGGCCTGCAGCAGCGGTTCGTCCCCGTGGCGACGGGACGGTGGTATCGATGGAGCTTCTGGTATCGCGTCACGTCCGGCACGCTGTGTCCCCGGCTGGGCCACAACGATTCCAACAACGACTACCAGTTCGGGCTGGCCGAATTTCCCGTGCTGGCCGCGACGGACGGCGAATGGCGCTTCTACGAGCGCGCTTTCAAGACGCCCGATGCCATCACCGGCGACTTCCGCTTGGTGCTGCCCCTGAATCCCTATAATTACCTGACCAAGACCACGAACGAGTTTGCCGAGGCCGAGGTGGACGACCTGGTCATCGAACCCTTTGACGAGAAAAGGGAGATCATCCCGGATATGGACATCGCCCTGGCGGGCTCGGAGGGTCTGTTCCAGTGGCCCGTCACGAACGGGCTGGTGTACTCGCTGGAATACACGACCAACCTGACGCCGGGCTCTGTCTGGCGGGCCGTACGGAATTACGGCGGAGTGCCGGGATTCGACGGGCACTGCTCGGCGACCGTGGACGTCTCGAAAGTGCTGACGGGATACTCCAACTTCTTCTTCCGGGTCCGAGCCCAGTAG